CGTCACGCTGCTGCTGGACGCCTTCAAGGGCTGGCTGCCGGTGGTGGTGGTGATGGGGTGGGGCGCGACCTGGGGCCTGGGCGACGGAACGGTGGCGCTGGTGGGACTGGCCTCGTTCCTCGGGCACCTGTACCCGGTGTTCTTCCGTTTCCAGGGCGGCAAGGGCGTGGCCACGGCCGCGGGCGTGATCCTGGGCTTCAACCCCTGGCTGGGGCTGGCGGCGCTGGCCACCTGGGTCATCATCGCTTTCTTCTTCCGCTATTCCTCGCTGGCCTCCATCGTCACGGCGCTGTTCGCGCCGGCCTATTACCTGTTTGGCAACCATGTGGCCTGGGACGCACCGGGCGTGATGGTATTGAGCCTGGCGGTCATGGGGATCCTGCTGGTGTGGCGCCACGCGGAGAACATCAACCGGCTGCTGGCCGGCAAAGAAAGCAAACTCGGAGCCAAAAAGACATGAACCATGACATCGTGCGCCACGGCGTGGCCGCCCGCTACAGCGAAGCAGCCGTGTTCAACGGCGTGGTCTACCTCGCGGGCATGGTGCCCGAGCGCGGTGACACCGACATCCGCAGCCAGACCCAGGACGTGCTGGACCAGATCCAGCAGCGCCTGCTGGATGCGGGCAGCGACAAGTCGCGCATCCTGCGCACCCAGATCTACCTGACCGACATCCGCGAGATCGGCACCATGAACGAGGTGTGGGACGCCTGGGTGGTGCCGGGCACCGCGCCGCCACGTGCCACGGTCCAGGCCGCATTGGCCAATCCGGCCTGGAAGATCGAGATCGTGGTCACAGCGGCGCAGAAAGCGTCACTTTGATTTTCAGAAGCGTTTTTCCAGCGTGAGCTGGTCGTTGTTGCGCTGCATCTGAAAGTGGGTCAGAAAGCTGTTGCCCAGCAGCACATAGGGCATGGGCTGCGGCAGCACGATGCCTGACACGCCATACACTTGGGTGTCTCCGATCTTCACCGAGTCCAGTTTCAGCTGGTAGCCGACCACGACGCCATTGGCCGTGCTCACCTGGACCTTCTGCGCTTGTTCGTATTTCAGGTTGATGCGCTTGGCGTCGGACTCGCTCAAGACCACCTGCGTGGCGCCCGTGTCCACCATGAACTGAACGGTCTTGCCGTTGATCTGACCCGACGGCATGAAGTGGCCCTGGGCGTCGGCCGTGAGCACGATGCGCTGTGCACCGCCGCCACCGCTGGAGACCCCTCGACCCACGCTCACCGGCGCATCGCCCACGCGCAGGGTCTGGCGCTGACCATCGACCTCCACCTCCGCCGTTTCGCCCTGCGTGTTCAACAGCTTCACACCCTGGTGCGTCTGCCCCGGGCTCACAAACTTCGGTGCCGCGGCATCGATGGTCAGCAGGGCCTTGCCGCCGGCCACACCCGACAGCGCCACCGACTGCGCGTACGAAGTTCCGGCAGCGAGCGCAAGGACGAGTGCGGTCAGCAAAGACGTGGGCATGAGGGGTCTGGGTCCAGGGCGTCGCGGAACCGGCTTTGCCGGGCCGCCAACGCCGCCCCCTGGGGGGTGACGCGCGCAGCGCGGCGCGGGGGGCACCATTCAATCCCTGAAATTGTTGAACGACAGGGGCAGGTCTTTCAGCTCGCTCTTGATCAGCGCCATGGCGGCCTGCAGGTCGTCGCGCTTGGCGCCGGTCACGCGCACGGCGTCGCCCTGGATGGCGCCTTGCACCTTCAGCTTGCTGCCCTTGATGGCCTGCTGGATCTTCTTGCCGTCTTCGGTGCTGATGCCGTTGCGCACCTTGACCACCTGCTTGACCTTGTCGCCACCGACCTTCTCGACTTTGCCGACGTCCAGGAACCGCGCGTCCACACCGCGCTTGGTCAGCTTGTTGCGCAGCACGTCGTCGATCTGCTGGAGCTGGAAGTCCGCGTCGCCGTGCAGGATGATTTCCTTGTCCTTGAGTTCGATGGCGGCGCTGGTGCCTTTGAAGTCGAAACGGGTGCCGATCTCGCGCGAGACTTGGTCGATCGCGTTCTTCACTTCCACAAAATCGGCTTCGAGTACGGTGTCAAAAGAGGGCATGGTGGTGGATTCGCAGAGCGTGAATGAGACAATCCGGGGATGTTAGTCGAGAACAACGTGGCGCTCCAGCCCTACAACAGTTTTGGCATCGTCGCGCGTGCGCAGCGGCTGGTGCGCGTGGGCTCGGACGCCGAGGTGGTGCAGCTCATGAACAGCCCGGAGTGGGCAGACGGCGGCGCCGCTGCGCGGGCCTTTGTGCTGGGGGGCGGCAGCAACCTGGTGATCACGGGCGACATCAAGCCGCTGGTGATCAAGGTCGAGATCGCCGGGCGCCGTCTGGTCGAAGACCATGCCAGGGGCTGGGTGGTGGAGGGCGGTGCGGGTGAAAACTGGCACGACTTCGTGGCCTGGACGCTGGAGCAGGGCTGGCCGGGTCTGGAAAACCTGGCGCTGATTCCGGGCACGGTGGGGGCCTCGCCGGTGCAGAACATCGGTGCCTACGGTGTGGAGCTGCAGGACCGCTTTCATTCGCTCGACGCGATCGACCTGCAGACCGGTCAGGCGTTCACGCTGGACGCCGCGCAATGCGGTTTTGGCTACCGCGACTCGGTGTTCAAGCACGCGCCGGCCGGTGAGAAGGGGCTGGGCCTGGCGGGCCGCGCGCTCATCACGCGGGTGCGTTTCTGGCTGCCCAAGCCCTGGAAGCCGGTGCTGGGTTACCTGGATCTGGAGCGCAAGATGGCCGAAACCGGTATCCACGCGCCCGACGCGCGCCAGATTTTTGACTGGGTGGTGGCGATCCGCCGTGCCAAGCTGCCCGACCCGGCGGTGATCGGCAACGCCGGTAGTTTCTTCAAGAACCCGACCGTGACGCCCGAGCAGTGCGCCGACATCATCGCGCGCGATCCGAAGGTGGTGCATTACCCCATGGCCGACGGCAGCATCAAGCTGGCCGCGGGCTGGTTGATCGATGCCTGTGGCTGGAAGGGCAAGAGCGTGGGCCACGCCGGCGTGTACGAAAAACAGGCGCTGGTGCTGGTGAACCGGGGCGGCGCCACCGGCGGTGAGGTGATGACGCTGGCCAAGGCGATCCAGACCAGTGTGTACGAGCGCTTTGGCATCCGGCTGGAGCCGGAGCCTGTGGTGGTTTGAAGCCTCGGTCGTAGCGCGGAGACCACTTCGCCCGATGGCGTGTGGTGGCTGACTCCGCTCATGTCCCCCGTCAACGGCTGCGCCGTTGCCTCCTCCTTTACTTCGCTGCGCCATCCACCACACGCCATCGGTCAGCCAGCGAGAGGGCGCCCCGATCCCGCGAGGTCAAGGCGAGAAACGCGGCGAGCGGGAAATCACTCGCCTTCGATCTTGAGCATCTGCGAGCCTTCGCCCAGCGACAGCAGGCCGGTCTTGGCGTAGATGCCGAGCTTGGCGCGCGTGTCGGTGATGTCGAGGTTGCGCATGGTCAGCTGCCCGATGCGGTCCAGCGGCGTGAACGGCGCGTCCTCCACCTTTTCCATCGACAGACGTTCCGGCGCGTAGGTCAGGTTCGGGCTCTCGGTGTTCATGATCGAGTAGTCGTTGCCGCGGCGCAGTTCGACCGTCACCTCGCCGGTGATGGCGCGTGCCACCCAGCGCTGGGCGGTCTCGCGCAGCATGATCGCCTGCGGATCGAACCAGCGGCCCTGGTAGAGCAGGCGGCCGAGCTTCAGACCGTTGATGCGGTACTGCTCGATCGTGTCTTCGTTGTGGATGCCGGTCACCAGCCGCTCGTAGGCGATGTGCAGCAGCGCCAGGCCCGGGGCTTCGTAGATGCCGCGGCTCTTGGCTTCGATGATGCGGTTTTCGATCTGGTCGCTCATGCCCAGGCCGTGGCGGCCGCCGATGCGGTTGGCTTCCAGGATCAGCTCCACCGGGCTGTCAAAGGTCTTGCCGTTCAGCGCGACGGGCTGGCCTTCTTCGAAACGCACCGTCACGGTTTCGCGCTTGACCTCGACCTCGTCTTTCCAGAACGCCACGCCCATGATGGGGTTGACGATGGTGATGCCGCTGTTCAGGTGCTCCAGGTCTTTCGCCTCGTGCGTGGCGCCCAGCATGTTGCTGTCGGTGGAGTAGGCCTTTTCGGCGCTCATCTTGTAGCCGAAGCCGTTGGCCGTCATGAAGGCGCTCATCTCGGCGCGGCCACCCAGCTCGTCGATGAACAGCTGGTCCAGCCAGGGCTTGTAGATCTTCAGGCTGGGGTTGGTCAGCAGGCCGTAGCGGTAGAAGCGCTCGATGTCGTTGCCCTTGTAGGTGCTGCCGTCGCCCCAGATGTGGACGTCGTCTTCCTTCATCGCGGCCACCAGCATGGTGCCGGTCACGGCGCGGCCCAGCGGCGTGGTGTTGAAGTAGGTCACACCCGCGGTGCTGATGTGGAAGGCGCCGCACTGCAGCGCGGCAATGCCTTCGTGGGCCAGCTGGGTGCGGCAGTCGATCAGGCGCGCTTTTTCGGCGCCGTACTGCATGGCCTTGCGCGGGATCTCGTCGTAGTCCGGCTCGTCGGGCTGGCCCAGGTTGGCGGTGTAGGCGTAGGGGATCGCGCCCTTCTGCTTCATCCACAGCAGGGCGGCGGAGGTGTCGAGGCCGCCGGAGAAGGCGATGCCGACCTTTTGTTGCGTGGGCAGGTTTTGAAGAATGGTGGCCATGTGTGTGCTCAGCCGAAGTGGCAGATGTAGTGGTAGGGTTCCGTCACGCGGATGTCGAAGCTGCTGTTGCCGGGAATGCTGAACTTGTCGCCGGGAGCCGATTTGAGCCAGGCGTCGGTGCCGGCCAGTTTGTATTCACAGCCGCCGGCCACACATTCCATGATCTCGGGCGCGCCGGTGTTGAAGGTGAGCGTGGCGGGCAGCACCACACCGACCGACTTCTTGGTGCCGTCCGGGAAGGTGATTCCGTGGCTGACGCATTTGCCATCGAAGTACACGCTGGCCTGGGTGTTGACGGTGACGCCGCTGATCTGGGTGGTGCTCATGGGGAGGAGAAGTGTGAAAAGTGGAGGCGAAACCGCAATTTTAGGCGGGTGGGGCCAGTCAGGCGCGGTGTTGCCAGTCGGCAGCGTCGAAGCCGACGGTGATGGCACCGTCCGCCCACACCACCACCGGACGCTTGATCACGCTGGCGTGGGCCATCAACAAGGCGTTGGCGCTGGCGTTGTCCACCACCGCGTTGCGCGTGGCATCGTCCAGCCCGCGCCAGGTCGTGCCCTTGCGGTTGACGAGCTTTTCCCAACCCGCTGAGGCCAGCCAGCGGTCGAGGTCGGCCTCGGGAACGCCCTGTTTCTTGAAGTCGTGGAACGTGTGCTGGACGCCGTGTTCCGCCAGCCAGGCGCGGGCCTTCTTGACGGTGTCGCAGTTGGGGATGCCGTAGAGTGTGGTCATCCTTGAATTCTGGCACGCGTCTCTCGGCAGGCGCGGCCAAACCGGAAGAGATCACCATGGCCCAGCGCGACTTTTATCCGCCCATCGAACCGTTTCAGACCGGCGTGCTCGACACCGGCGACGGCCACTCGGTCTATTGGGAGCTGTGTGGCAACCCGAAGGGAAAACCGGCAGTGTTCCTGCATGGCGGGCCGGGCTCGGGCTGTTCGGCCGATCACCGCCGGCTGTTCGATCCCGAGCGCTACTGCGTGCTGCTGTTCGACCAGCGCGGTTGCGGGCGTTCCCTGCCCGCCGCCTCGCTGGAGAACAACACCACCTGGCACCTGGTGGCCGACATGGAGCGCCTGCGCGAGATGCTGGGCGTGGACCGCTGGCTGGTGTTCGGCGGTTCCTGGGGCAGCACGCTGGCGCTGGCCTATGCGCAGACGCACACCGAGCGCGTGTCGGCGCTGATCGTGCGCGGCATCTTCACGCTGCGGCGCGAGGAACTGCTCTGGTACTACCAGGAGGGCGCTTCGTGGCTGTTCCCGGATCTGTGGGAGGGTTTTGTGGCGCCCATCCCCGAGGCCGAGCGGGGCGACCTGATCGGCGCCTACCGCCGGCGCCTGACCGGGGCGGACCCGGCCGAACAACTGGCCTGCGCGCGCGCCTGGAGCCTGTGGGAAGGGCAGACCATCCGCCTGCTGCCCGATGAGGCCAACACCGCCAAACATTCGAACGACGCGTTTTCGCTGGCCTTCGCGCGCATCGAAAACCACTACTTTGTGCACGACGGCTGGATGGACGAAGGCCAGCTCATCCGCGACGCCGGCAAACTGGCCGCCATTCCCGGCGTGATCGTGCAGGGCCGTTACGACGTCTGCACCCCCGCCCGCACGGCCTGGGCGCTGCACCGGGCCTGGCCGCAGGCCGAATTCCACCTGGTGCCGGACGCCGGGCACGCGTTCAACGAACCCGGCATCCTCACGCGCCTGATCGAAGCCACCGACCGCTTCGCGACCTGAGGCGCTGAGCCCGCCGGTGCGCGACAATGCCGGACTCTATGAAAACGCTTGAAGACTGGCTCGCGCACTGCGAGCGCCTGCACCCCGTCACCATCGACATGGGCCTGGACCGCGTGCAGCGCGTGGCGCAGCGCATGGGGCTGGCGATGGACTGCCCGGTGATCACCGTGGCGGGCACCAACGGCAAGGGCTCCACCTGCGCCATGCTCGAAGCCATTTACGGCGAAGCGGGCTACCGCACCGGCGTCTACACCTCGCCGCACCTGGTGCATTTCGAGGAGCGTTGCCGCATCCAGGGTCAGGCGGTGGCCGCCGACGCGCTGCTGCCCGCCTTCGCCGAGGTGGAGGCGGCCCGGCTGGGGCAGGGCGGTGATGAGAACAGCATCAGTCTGAGTTATTTCGAATTCACCACGCTGGCGATCCTGCGCACCTTGTCGCGCAGCGGGCTGGAGGTGGTGATTCTGGAAGTGGGTCTGGGCGGTCGGCTGGACGCCGTGAACATCCTGGACGCCGACTGCGCCGTGATCACCTGCATCGCGCTGGACCACATGGCCATCCTGGGGCCGGACCGCGAAGCCATCGGTTACGAGAAGGCCGGCATCATGCGCACCGGCCGTCCGGTGGTGGTGAGCGATCCGGTGCCGCCGCAAAGCGTGCTGGACCGGGCGTTGGAAGTGGGCGCCGAGCTGTGGCGCCTGGGCAAAGACTTCCATTTCGCGGGCGACCAGCAGCAGTGGGGCTGGGCCATGCATCCGTCCCACGGTGGCCGGCGTTACAGCGGCCTGGCCTACCCGGCGCTGCGCGGCGCCAACCAGCTGGTCAACGCCTCGGGCGTGCTGGCGGCCATCGAGGCCCTGCGCCCGCGCCTGCCGGTCACGGCCCAGGCGGTGCGCAACGGGCTGGCCATGGTGGAGCTGCCCGGGCGCTTCCAGATCGTGCCCGGCACGCCCACTCTGGTGCTGGACGTGGCCCACAACCCGCATTCCGTGGCGGCGCTGGCCGAAAACCTCGATGCCATGGGCTATTACCCGACCACCCATGCCGTGTTCGGCGCCATGGCCGACAAGGACCTGGGCGCCATGCTGGAACGCATCGCACCGCTGATCGACCGTTGGCATGTGACCGACCTGCCGCTGCCCCGGGCCAGCACGGGCCGGGCGCTGGCCGAGTTGCTGGAGGCCTCGCCGGCCACCGCGCCCGGCGGGAAAAGCCGGGTGGCGGGCGTCCACGCCGGCCCGATGGACGCCTTGCGCGCCGCGGTGTCGGCGGCGGACCCCGCTGATAGAATCGTGGTCTTCGGTTCGTTCTTCACCGTGGGTGGTGTTTTGCAGGACGGCGTCCCGCGAATGTCTGCAAAACACCTGGCTTCCTGAAGCCTCCCACACAGCGCGAATGCCGTGTCGCGCTCCCCGCCAGGCATTGATGGCGCATTGGTCCACCCCGAATGATCACTTCCCGTTCAGGCTCCCAGGGCAATCCAACGACACCCCCGCCGCAGAGCATCGAGGCTGTGCGGCGCCGTGCGCGCCACCGCCTGATCGGTGCCAGCGTGCTGGTGTTGCTGGGCGTGCTGGGCTTTCCGCTGCTGTTCGACACCCAGCCGCGCCCGATCTCGGTGGACATTCCGATCGAAATTCCCGCCAGAAACCCGGCCCCGGCGCTGCCGGCCCCCAAGGCGGCCACCAGCAGCAAGACGGAGCCTAAGCCCGCACCGGCGCCCGTTGAAACCGCCGCGCTGTCCACCGGCGAAAGCCTGGGGGCGCGCGAAGAGATCGTGGAGCCGACGCGCTCCGATCCGACCGCGACGCCGGAAGCCGACAAATCGCCCCAGGCCAAGACCGAGCCCGCCAAGGCAGATCCCACCCCTCTTGAAAAGCCGCAGCCCGAGGCCAAACCGTCGGCGCCGGCCGCCGCTCCTGCCAAGTCTGCCGAAGCCGACCGGGCGCGAGCGTTGCCTGAAGACAAAGCCACCAGCCCTGCGGCCGTGCGCGCCGTGGTGCAGGTGGGCGCTTTTGCCGATGCGGTGCGGGCGCGTGAAGTGCGTTTGAAACTGGAACGCGCCGGGCTCAAGACCTACACCCATGTGGCCGAAACGCCCGATGGCAAGCGCATCCGTGTGCGTCTGGGCCCTTTTGCCAGCAAATCCGAGGCTGAAAAGGCAGCGTCGCGCGTGAAGGCGCTGGGGCTGCCCGCCGCCGTGCTGACGCTGTGAGGAACGCCGCCGGTCCGGCCGGGATCTGATGCCGATGAGTTGGTTGGACTGGGCCCTGTTGGCCGTGTTGTTGCTGTCGGCGCTGCTGGGGTTGTGGCGCGGGCTGGTCTACGAGGTGCTGTCGGTGGCCGGCTGGGTGGTGGCGTTCGTGCTGGCGCAGGCTTATGCCACCGAGGTGGGGGCCTGGCTGCCCATGGAGGGCGCGTCGCCGCCGGTGCGGCTGGCCGCGGGTTTCGTGGTGGTGTTTCTGGTCGCGGCGTTTGCCGGTGGACTGGTGGCGTGGCTGGTGAAGAAATTGGTGGAGTCCGTGGGCCTGCGGCCCGTGGACCGGATTCTGGGCGGGGCCTTTGGCCTGGTCCGCGGTTTGGTGATATTGCTGGGTGTGACGGTGGTGGTGAGCATGACGTCCCTGCAGACGCAGGACTGGTGGCGGGAGTCGGTGGTGGCGGACACGCTCACCGACACGCTGCACGCGCTCAAGCCCTTGCTGCCCGAGGCGCTGTCGCGCTACCTGACGTAGGGTTTTTGTCTTTTTCCGTAAGGATCCGAACATGTGTGGAATCGTGGGCGTGGTGAGCAAAGCGCCGGTCAACCAACTGATTTATGACGCGTTGCTGCTGCTGCAGCACCGGGGCCAGGACGCGGCCGGCATCGTGACCCAACAGGGCCGCAAGTTTTTCATGCACAAGGCCAAGGGCATGGTGCGCGACGTGTTCCGCACCCGCAACATGCGTGCGCTGCCGGGCAACTGCGGCCTGGGCCAGGTGCGTTACCCGACCGCCGGCAACGCCTACTCCGAAGAAGAGGCGCAGCCCTTCTACGTGAACGCGCCGTTTGGCCTGGTGCTGGTGCACAACGGCAACCTGACCAATGCCCACGCGCTCAAGCAGGAACTGTTTCAGGCCGATCACCGCCACATCAACACCGAGAGCGATTCCGAGGTGTTGCTCAACGTGCTGGCGCACGAGCTGGAGAAAGTCACGCGTGGCATCACCCTCAAGCCGGCCGACGTGTTCGCGGCGGTGCGCGGCGTGCACCAGCGCGTGCGCGGCTCCTATGCGGTGGTGGCGCTCATCGCCGGCCATGGCCTGGTGGCGTTTCGCGACCCCTACGGCATCCGCCCGCTCTGCGTGGGCCACAGCGACGCCGGCGTGATGGTGGCGAGCGAATCCGTCACCCTCGAAGGCAACGGTTTCGAGCTGGACCGCGATGTGATGCCCGGTGAGGCGCTGTTTGTGGACCTGGAGGGCAACATGCAGTTCCAGCAGTGCGCCGACAAGGTCAGCCACAACCCCTGCATTTTTGAGTTCGTCTACCTGGCCCGTCCCGACTCCGTGCTCGACGGCATCTCGGTCTACCAGGCGCGTCTGAACCTCGGCGAAACCCTGGCCAAACGCGTGGTCTCCACCGTGCCGCCGAACGAGATCGACGTGGTCATCCCGATCCCCGAATCGTCGCGACCCAGCGCGATGGAGCTGGCCCAGTTGCTCGGCCTGCCGTACCGCGAAGGCTTCGTGAAAAACCGCTACGTGGGCCGCACCTTCATCATGCCGGGGCAGGGCGTGCGCAAGAAGTCGGTGCGCCAGAAGCTCAACGTGATCGCCAGCGAATTCAAGGGCCGCAACGTGCTGCTGGTGGACGACTCCATCGTGCGCGGCACCACCAGCCGCGAAATCGTGCAGATGGCGCGCGACGCCGGGGCCCGCAAGGTCTACCTGGCCAGTGCCGCGCCACCGGTGCGTTACCCCAACGTCTATGGCATCGACATGCCCACGCCCGACGAACTCGTGGCGCACAACCGCACGGTCGAAGAGGTGCGCCTGAGCATCGGTTGCGATGCGCTGATCTACCAGGACGTGGACGCCATGAAGCTGGCCATTGGCTCGCTCAACCCCAAACTCGCCGGTTTCGATGCGTCCTGTTTTGACGGCGTGTACGTCACCGGAGACATCACGCTCGAAGACATCGCGCGCCTGAACGCCGGGCGCGACCAGACCGAAGAAGGCGAGGAAGACACCTCGCGCCTGGCGCTGCCCAACGCGCAGACCGCCTGATCCGTTATGTCATCGAACGCGAAATCCGCTGACGCCCTGCACCGCGAAACCCTGGCGGTGCGGCTGGCGACCGAGCGCAGCCAGTACGGCGAGAACTCCGAGGCCCTGTACCTGACCAGCGGCTATGTGCAGCCGTCCGCCGAAGACTCCGCACGCCGCTTTGCTGGTGAAGACGACGGTTACACCTACGGCCGCTCCGGCAACCCGACGGTCACCAGCTTCGAGATGCGCCTGGCCGCCATGGAAGGTGCCGAGGCCTGCATGGCCACCGCCTCGGGCATGGCCGCGGTCATGCTGATGTGCTTCAGCCTGCTCAAGGCGGGCGACCACGTCATCATTTCGCAGTCCATGTTCGGATCCACGCTCAAGCTGGTCGGCTCCGAGTTCGGCCGCTTCGGCGTGGAAACCTCGGTGGTGCCGCAAACCGATCTGGCCGCCTGGCGCGCGGCCATGCGGCCCAGTACCCGGCTGCTGTTCGCCGAAACGCCCACCAACCCGCTGGGCGAGGTGTGCGACATCCAGGCCCTGGCCGACCTCGCTCACGGCGCAGGCGCGCTGCTGGCCGTGGACAACTGCTTCGCTTCGCCCGCCCTTCAACGGCCGGTGGATTTCGGGGCTGACATCGTCATGCACTCCGGCACCAAATACCTGGACGGGCAGGGCCGCGTGATGGCGGGCGCCCTGTGCGCCAGCGCCGCCATGGTGCGCGACAAGTTCCTGCCGGTGCAGAAGAACTCCGGCATGGTGCTCTCGCCCTTCAACGCCTGGGTGGTGCTCAAGGGCCTGGAGACACTGGACCTTCGCATGAAAGCCCAGAGCGCGCAGACCTTGGCTTTGGCTCAGTGGCTGGAAGCGCATCCCGCGGTGGCCCGGGTGTACTACCCCGGCCTGGCCAGCTATCCCCAGCACGCATTGGCCATGCGCCAGATGAACGGAATCGGCGGCGCGGTGCTGTCCTTCGATGTGAAAGCCGCCAGCCCCGAGCAGGCGCGCCAGCGCGCCTTCCATGTGCTGGACCAGATGCAGGTGCTCTCGCTGTGCACGAACCTGGGCGATACCAAGACCCTGTGCACCCACCCCGCCAGCACCTCGCATGGCAAGCTGTCCGAGGCGCAGCGCCAGGCCGCCGGCATCGGCCAGGGACTGATCCGCGTGGCCGTCGGCCTCGAACACCTGGACGACATCCGCGCCGACCTGGACCGCGGTCTCTCCAGCCTCTGATTTTTGCGATCCCTCACATGACCGTCCGTACCCGCTTTGCTCCCTCGCCCACCGGCTTCATCCACCTGGGCAACATCCGCTCGGCCCTGTACCCCTGGGCCTTCGCCCGCGCCACCGGCGGCGTTTTCGTGCTGCGCATCGAAGACACCGACCTCGAACGTTCCTCGCAGGCCGCGGTGGACGTGATCATCGAAGGCATGAAGTGGCTGGGCCTGGACCACGACGAAGGGCCGTTCTACCAGATGCAGCGCATGGACCGCTACAAGGCGGTGCTGGCCGAGATGGTGGCCGCGGGCCATGTCTACCCCTGCTACATGAGCATGGCCGAGCTTGATGCCTTGCGCGAGCGCCAGATGGCCAACAAGGAGAAGCCACGCTACGACGGCACCTGGCGGCCCGAGCCGGGCAAGGTCTTGCAGCCGGTGCCGGAAGGTGTGAAGCC
This Hydrogenophaga taeniospiralis DNA region includes the following protein-coding sequences:
- a CDS encoding O-succinylhomoserine sulfhydrylase yields the protein MSSNAKSADALHRETLAVRLATERSQYGENSEALYLTSGYVQPSAEDSARRFAGEDDGYTYGRSGNPTVTSFEMRLAAMEGAEACMATASGMAAVMLMCFSLLKAGDHVIISQSMFGSTLKLVGSEFGRFGVETSVVPQTDLAAWRAAMRPSTRLLFAETPTNPLGEVCDIQALADLAHGAGALLAVDNCFASPALQRPVDFGADIVMHSGTKYLDGQGRVMAGALCASAAMVRDKFLPVQKNSGMVLSPFNAWVVLKGLETLDLRMKAQSAQTLALAQWLEAHPAVARVYYPGLASYPQHALAMRQMNGIGGAVLSFDVKAASPEQARQRAFHVLDQMQVLSLCTNLGDTKTLCTHPASTSHGKLSEAQRQAAGIGQGLIRVAVGLEHLDDIRADLDRGLSSL
- the purF gene encoding amidophosphoribosyltransferase; translated protein: MCGIVGVVSKAPVNQLIYDALLLLQHRGQDAAGIVTQQGRKFFMHKAKGMVRDVFRTRNMRALPGNCGLGQVRYPTAGNAYSEEEAQPFYVNAPFGLVLVHNGNLTNAHALKQELFQADHRHINTESDSEVLLNVLAHELEKVTRGITLKPADVFAAVRGVHQRVRGSYAVVALIAGHGLVAFRDPYGIRPLCVGHSDAGVMVASESVTLEGNGFELDRDVMPGEALFVDLEGNMQFQQCADKVSHNPCIFEFVYLARPDSVLDGISVYQARLNLGETLAKRVVSTVPPNEIDVVIPIPESSRPSAMELAQLLGLPYREGFVKNRYVGRTFIMPGQGVRKKSVRQKLNVIASEFKGRNVLLVDDSIVRGTTSREIVQMARDAGARKVYLASAAPPVRYPNVYGIDMPTPDELVAHNRTVEEVRLSIGCDALIYQDVDAMKLAIGSLNPKLAGFDASCFDGVYVTGDITLEDIARLNAGRDQTEEGEEDTSRLALPNAQTA